TAAGTAAGTCCGGTGAAACTACTGGTGATGTCTACAAAATTACTCACGTTGATAGCACCACGCGCTGTGTAATTTGCAGAAGTTACATAGTATACTTTTAAAGCAGCACCCTGCATGTAACGTATTTCTTTGCTGAAGCTAAAGGTATTCGCAGCTGTAAAGTCAGCAGGCACAAAGAAGTAAGTTTTTGCAGCAATTCCAGGATTGGTATTTCCACTGAAAGAAGTCATTTCAATGTATTTGTTTCCGGTATTTGCCGGGAATTGTTTCAATTGCCAGTAACGATCGCCTGTAGTATGGTCATTTACATATTTAGGGAAAGTAGTTGCATTCACAGCATAGCTTTCGAAGTTTTCAGTAAAAGCACCTAAGAATGCAGTTTCAGTACCACCCAAAGCAAATTCGCTTCCACCAGGTTGTCCCGGATTGGTTGGCTCTTCTCCAATTCTTGGATTGATCAGTTTGATATCATCTTCTGTACGGGCTACAAACTGATAGTCGTTGTTGAATTTTGTTAATACACCACGTACTGTCCCTGATTTTCCAGGTACGATACTTCCGGCATAGCTTGCAAAACTGCTGGTTCTGAAGATGATCTGGCCACCATTCTGATCTACAAGGATATGGTTGGTAGCACCACCAATCTGATTGTTGGCATCATAATAGGTTTTGTTAACTGACTCATCTTTGAACTGTACGTTTTGCAGTTCAATTAAAGTATTGATACGTGCATTGGATAACGTTTGTGCGATCGTAAGATTCTGAACTAAATCTTCTTCACTCACGACTGTACAGGAACGGTTTAATATTGTTTCATATTGTGTAGCAGAAAGCCTTCCAACTTCCCCCTGGTATAAAGCACCAATTCTCATGGAACCGAATTTAATGTCGGTATAGGTTCCGTCCAGTTTGATTAATACTTTTCTTCCCGGTTCGAATTTGGTGAATACGGTTGTAATATCAACAGGAATACTAAATCCGAAAGAACCGTCTAAAGTTTGAAGTGAGATCGATTTGAAGAAATTTCCTCCAAGGTCACTGGATACTACATAAGCTTCAATAATTCCGCCTGCAGGGCCACTGTAGGGAGCGACTACGCTCGCAGCCGGTACAGCCTGAGGTTCCAGGTTTTTTACCAATGAAGTTTCAGTACAGCTCAATGTTGGTACGCTGTAATCGTCATCGTTAATACAGCTGCTTAGTAGTGTGGCACTGCATGCCATGAATAGCATTGATTTTTTAAATATTGATTTCATTTTTTATTTAGTGTTTAGTTTTTAAAGATTGATATAAAGATTGACAAAGAATGTTCTTCCGTAGCCATAGAAATATTTCGGTCCGAAGGAAGGCGTTCCACTGGAAACATCCTGGTTCAATTGTCGGTAATTGGCATTTCTTCCCTGTTCGAAACCACCTGTTTTATAGGTTACATCGAATATGTTGTTGATACTGGCAAAGAAACCTACAGTGTTATTACCAAGTTTCCATGATTTTCCTCCTGTTAAATTTACTAAGTAGAAATTGTCGAATTTCTCTTGTTTTAATAATTCTCTGGATCTGCTTTCGGTTGCTTCCGGGAAGCCGAATCCAGTTTCTGGGTTTCTCATAAAATTGTTGGTTCTCAATAGTGCAGAAACATCAATATAGTTGCTCGCTAAGTAGTTG
The Flavobacterium kingsejongi genome window above contains:
- a CDS encoding DUF5689 domain-containing protein, producing MKSIFKKSMLFMACSATLLSSCINDDDYSVPTLSCTETSLVKNLEPQAVPAASVVAPYSGPAGGIIEAYVVSSDLGGNFFKSISLQTLDGSFGFSIPVDITTVFTKFEPGRKVLIKLDGTYTDIKFGSMRIGALYQGEVGRLSATQYETILNRSCTVVSEEDLVQNLTIAQTLSNARINTLIELQNVQFKDESVNKTYYDANNQIGGATNHILVDQNGGQIIFRTSSFASYAGSIVPGKSGTVRGVLTKFNNDYQFVARTEDDIKLINPRIGEEPTNPGQPGGSEFALGGTETAFLGAFTENFESYAVNATTFPKYVNDHTTGDRYWQLKQFPANTGNKYIEMTSFSGNTNPGIAAKTYFFVPADFTAANTFSFSKEIRYMQGAALKVYYVTSANYTARGAINVSNFVDITSSFTGLTYPATDQSQNNFTTAGTYTIPASLTGTGFFVFEYTGSATVTTTIQLDDIVIN